One Candidatus Methylomirabilota bacterium DNA segment encodes these proteins:
- a CDS encoding SCO family protein → MNSRRGRSGTLLVALAATFCIGTGISHAAGTSSGLPRIGAAPDFTLTNQDGARLTLSDLRGKVVAVTFIYTGCADTCPLLTAKMAALQNRVGAEFASKIVFLSVSVDPERDTPEVLKRYAQAHGANLAGWHFLTGTPAEIREVARRYGIYYKKQPRSDIDHTFLTSVVDQRGTLRVQYLGVRFDPDELLRDLRSLLGEARAR, encoded by the coding sequence CATCGGAACGGGTATCAGTCACGCCGCCGGGACGAGCAGTGGTCTGCCGAGAATCGGCGCCGCGCCCGACTTCACGCTGACCAACCAGGACGGCGCCCGCCTCACGCTGAGCGACCTCCGCGGGAAGGTGGTCGCCGTCACCTTCATCTATACGGGCTGCGCCGACACCTGTCCGCTGCTGACGGCGAAGATGGCCGCCCTCCAGAACCGCGTCGGCGCCGAGTTCGCCTCGAAGATCGTCTTCCTCTCGGTGAGCGTCGATCCTGAGCGCGATACCCCGGAGGTGCTCAAGCGCTATGCCCAGGCGCACGGCGCCAACCTGGCCGGCTGGCACTTCCTCACCGGCACGCCGGCGGAGATCAGAGAAGTCGCGAGGCGCTACGGCATCTACTACAAGAAGCAGCCACGGAGCGATATCGATCACACCTTCCTCACCTCCGTGGTCGATCAGCGCGGAACGCTTCGCGTCCAGTACTTGGGCGTGCGGTTCGATCCCGACGAGCTGCTGCGGGACTTGCGGAGCTTGCTGGGAGAGGCGCGGGCGAGATGA